A stretch of DNA from Erwinia aphidicola:
AGGGGGCCGTGTCCGTCTTAAAGCCGGAGAACAGATAACGACCGCTGCCGTCCTGGGTGTTCACCAGATCGGTCAGGCTGCTGGTGATACCGTTAATCTCTTTACCTAAGGCGGCAAGATCTTCCTCAGAGGCTGTCCCATTCATCGCCGCAAGGATCTTGCTGTTCAGCTCTTTTGATACCAGCTGGCTCATCGACTGCAGCACGGAATCCGCCTGCTGCATGTTGCCCATCACCGCAGATCGGGTGTTGCTGTACAGCTCCATTTTGGCCAGCGCATCCTGGTACATCACCGCATCGGACGCGCCTTTAGGATCGTCAGAGGCCGCCAGCAGGGTCTTTCCTGCCGATAAACGGTTATAAACGCCGTAATTTTCATTAATCCGCGCCGTCATGGCCTGAACGCTCTGATTAAACATGTACTGGGTGCCTAAACGCATACTCTGTTCCTCCTCGTATCGGCAATTATCTGATAGCCAGCAGGGCATCAAACAGGGTGGTGGCGGTTTTCAGGATTTGCGCATTCGCGTTGTAATACTGCGTAAACATCTGCAGCTTCATCCCCTCTTCTTCAATATTGACCCCGACCACCGACTGCCACTTCTCGCCCAATTCCTTGAGAACGCTGTCAGCCGTTTTCAGGTCGGCCTTGAGCGAGCTGGTAGAAGAACCAATCGCGCTGACCAGGCTGGAGTAGGCTTCGGTCAAGGTGGCTTTACCAATCAGCTGCTTACCCTGGATACCCAAAAGCAGAGCCAGGTTCTTATTGTCCGACTCTCCCCCGGTCGGGCTCCCCGCTGCGGCAATCTCATCGCCGCTGGTAATGGCGATATCAAGGTTTTCCGCCACCCCGGAAGCCGGGTTCAGCATAAAGCTGTCGCCAGGGTCAGCCGTGCCGCTAACGCCGACGGACAGACCGTCGAACGTCAGTTCACCCGATGCCGGATCGATGGCGGAGGGCACCACGCGCCCGTCTGCCCCCTTCACTTCCCAGTTACCCGCCGCCCCCATAGTGATGGTGTAATCTTCGGCCTGCACCGCGCTGTAAGGTTTAGTCAGGGTGACGTTCAGCGTGGCACCGCCGCTATTGTTGCGGTTGGCGAATGCCGTCGGGTCCGGGACCTTGAACAGATCGTCGCCCGCAGCGCCGTTAGCGTCAAAGCCGCCACCGTTCACCTCGTTAAACCTTCCGGCCATCTGCAGCGCCATCTGGTTCAGTTCGTTACGCGCCTTGCTCAGGTCTTCGTTGCGGAACTTAAACAGCCCGCCCAGCTTGCCGGCGGTGAAGCGTTCTTCATTCAGCTCTTTGGCATTGCCGCTGCTGTCAACATAAGAAACCACGGTTTTGTTGGGGTTGGCGTCAGAGACGGCGGCCTGCAGTGGGTATGAGCGGTTGCCGGATACCAGCGGGCGGCCATCGGCCATCGCCACATCCGTCCGTCCGGTCTCTTTGTTTTCCGTGACCTGAATCCCCATCTGACCGCTTAACTGGGTCAGCAGGTTGTCGCGCGCGTCCAGCAGATCGCCTGGCGGGGTGCCGTGCTGCGAGGTGATTTTCTCGATCTCTTCATTGAGCTTGGCCAGCTGGGTGGTGGCATCGTTAATCTCTTTAACGCTCTGCTCAATCTGAGAGTTAGTGCTCTTTTCCAGCCCGCTCAGGCGCTTGGCGGTGGTATTAAACTGGTAGCTGACCGAACCGAGCGTGTTAAAGCCGGCCTGGCGTGCGGCAGGATCGCTGGGGTCGTTATCCAGGGTTTTCAGGGCGGCGAAGAAATTATTCAGCGACACTGACGGGTTAGCTTCGCTGTTACCCATCATATTGTCGATTTCCGCCAGCTGTTCGTAACGGCCAATCAGCGCGCCCGCATTGGTGTTCGCGCCGCGTACCTGGCCATTCAAGAAGCTGTCATTATTACGATACACGCCGTTAGCCTGGGCGCCGTAACCGTAAAAACCATTGCCGGTGCTTAGTCCGCCCGCTTCACCAATAATAAGGTCGCGACGGCTGTAGCCAGCTGTTGGCGCATTATTAATATTGTTACCGATGACATACAGTGCGGAGTGCGCCGTGCTGAGGCCGCTTTTGGCTAAATTAAATAGATTCATATTTTATCCACGAAATTCATCGTGCGCGGCCCGAAAATCGGCTTCAGACGGCGCCTGTTTTTACTGTCCTTATTACTTCATCGGTGATTCACAAATTTACTGAAATGTCTTTGCTAAAAAAGTTGCGACAGATCGTTTTTATACGCCTGCACGCCCTGAGTAATATTGCCTTTGACCTGCTGGATAATATTAATCAGCTTACTGGCATAGGCCGGATCGGTGGCGTAGCCCCCCGCCTGCAGCGCGTGCGCGCCCTGCTCGGCAGAGGAGGACTGCGCCACCTTCTGATAGCGCGGGTTGTTCTTCAGCAGCCGGGCATAGTCGCTTAGTGCCTCGCCGTAGGAGTCATAAACGCGAAACGCCGCTTTGATTTTCTGCGGCGCGCCGTTGATATATTCGGTGGTGGTGATCTCGGTGGTTTTACCCTGCCAGTCGCCGCTGGCTTTAATGCCGAACAGGTTGTGGCTTGGCTTACCGTCCCCGGTGAGGATTTCGCGTTTCCCCCAGCCCGACTCCAGCGCTGCCTGAGCCAGAATCAGATGCGGATGGATGCCGCTGCTCTGCGCCGCCTGCAGCGCCGGGCGCAGAAGGCGGGAGATAAACGGCTGGGAGCTGCTGCTGCGGGCAGCTATCGCGCTCAGCGGCGTGGCCTGTGCGCCTGTCGTCGCTGAGGGGGCGCTAACCGGCGCATGGGTCAGTGAATATGGCCCCGGGGCCGGAGCGGCAATGCGCTGCGCCTGCCCTGGCGGATCCTCCCCCTCTCCCCCCATCTGGCGCACGATCATATCGGCAAAGCCGAGCTGGCTTTTTTGCGCCAGGTCCTGCGCCAGCTGCTGATCGTGCATTGAGGTGTACATCTCCGAGGCCTGGCTGTGCATCAGGCCATCCTTAAAGCCGGCATCGCGCATGCTTTTCAGCATGACCTGCACGAAGATCCCCTCCATCTGCTTCGCGGCGGCGCGCAGCGCCTGCGGTGATTCGCTGCCCCCCGCCTTCAGCTTCAGCGTATCCAGCGAACGGACATCCCAGGAGGCAGTATTAAACTGGTCGATTTCACTCATCAGTTGGTCTCCAGCTTCGCGCGCAGGCAGCCCGCGCTTTTCATCGCCTCGAGGATCGACATCAGCTCATTCGGCGTGGCACCCAGCCCGTTAAGTGCCCGGATGACATTATTCAGGTCGGCACTGCTGCTGACGTGCTGTAATGCCCCGCCGCTGTCGCGCACCGAGATATCGGTCTGCGGCACCACCACGGTTTCGCCGCCGCCGAACGGCGTATTCGGCTGGCTGACCTGGTTATTCTGCGACACTTCCACCGTCAGGCCGCCGTGCGCCACCGCGCAGGAATCGAGCGTCACGTGGCGGTTCATCACCACCGAGCCGGTGCGCGAGTTGACGATCACTTTGGCATCCTGAATACCGACGCGCAGCGGGATATCCTGAATATTGGCGAGGAAGCGCACGCGTGACGGGCCGTCCGCCGGGGCAAACAGGCGCACGGTGCGCGCATCCTCCGGCATCGCTGCCCCGCTGAAGCGGCGGTTAATTTCATCGCTGATCAGCTGCGCCAGGGAAAAATCGGTGTCGTTGAGCTGCAGGCGCAGTGCGCTCTGGTTGGCAAAATCGTTTGGCACTTCCCGCTCAACGCTGGCACCGCCGTTAATGCGCCCGCCGTTGAGCTGGTTTACCTGCACCCGGCTGCCGCCCGCCTGTGCGCCGCTGCCGGAGATCAGCACGTTGCCCTGCGCCAGCGCGTAAATCTGGTTATCCGCGCCCTTCAGCGGGGTCATCAGCAGCGTGCCGCCGCGCAGGCTCTTGGCATTGCCGAGCGAAGAGACCACGATATCGATGCGGTCGCCGGGCCGGGAAAAGGCCGGCATCTCGGCCGTCACCATCACCGCCGCAATATTTTTCAGCTGCATATTGGTGCCAGCCGGAACGGTGATGCCCAGCTGGGAAAGCATGTTATTCACGCTCTGCCCGGTGAAGGGGGCCTGCATGGTCTGATCGCCGGTGCCGTCCAGCCCGACCACCAGCCCGTAGCCCATCAGCGAGTTAGAGCGCACGCCCTGCACCGTCACCAGGTCGCGGATGCGCTCGGCGTAAACGAAGGTTGGCGCCAGTATTACCAGCGCGCTGAACAGCAGAGTGCAGAGTAAAAAAGTTTGTTTTTTCATCGTTATATCAGAATGGTGAGAGGTTCAATAACACACGCTGCAGCCAGCCCATGTTCTGCGCTTCATTGATGTAGCCATTGCCCACGTATTCGATACGCGCATCAGCCACCTGAATGGAGGGCACGGTGTTATTGCCGCTGATGGTGCGCGGATTCACCACCCCGGAGAAGCGGATAAACTCGGTGCCCTGGTTAATGGCGATCTGCTTCTCCCCCACCACCTGCAGGTTGCCGTTGGGTAGCAGGTTCATCACCGTCACGGTGATGGTGCCGGTAAACGTATTACGTGCCGCCGCCCCGCCCTTACCGGCAAAATCCGACTTGCCGCTGGCTTCGAAATCCAGCTTGCCGTTACCCAGAAAGCCGCCTACCGAATCCGGCACGGCAGTCAGCCCGGCCCCGGCCGAGCCATTACGGTTGGCGCTGGCGCTGGAGCTTTTGCTGGCGCTGACATTCTCCTGCAGCAGGATGGTCAGCGTATCGCCGACGTTACGCGGCCGCCTGTCTTCAAACATCGGCTGATAGCCATAGTTCATCCCCTGCCCGCTCTGAAACAGCGAGCCGTTTGCACTGGTCGCAGCCATCGCTAACGGTGCTGCGGTGGTCGGGCCCTGCACCAGAGGCTGCTGCAAAATATGCGCGCAGCCACTGAGGAACAACGCCGCGCTCAGGGCGGCGCTGGCGGCCCGGCCATGACGATAAAACGCACTGAATAGATTCATGTTATTTACGACTTAACGCTCCTGACCCGCCAGGCCTGAGCACTGACGGGGCGAGGTGAGGATTACAGCTGAGCCAGGCGCTGGAGCATCTGGTCAGAAGCCGAGACCGCCTTACTGTTAATTTCATAGGCGCGCTGCACCTGGATCATGGTGACCAGCTCTTCCGCGACATTGACGTTGGAGGTTTCCACATACTTGTGCTTGAGGCGACCCGCGCCATCCATGCCTGGGGTGACTTCATTCGGTGCGCCGGACGCCTGGGTCTCCACATACAGGTTGCCGCCGATGCTCTCCAGACCGGCATCGTTGATAAAGGTGGCCAGCGTCAGCTGCCCCACCTGCTGCGGTGCCGCCTGGCCCGGTACCGTCACGGTGACAATACCGTCTTCGCCCACGGTCAGCTCTTTGCCATCCAGCGGGACGGTGATATCCGGCTGTACCGGATTACCGTCCGCAGTGACCATCTGGCCGTTTTCGTTGCGCTTGAAGGAGCCATCTCGGGTGTAGGCGGTGGTGCCGTCCGGCATCTGCACCTGGAAGAAACCTTTGCCCTGAATGGCGATGTCATAGTCACTGCTGGTCTGCGTCAGTCCACCCTGAGTGTGCAGACGCTCGGTGGCCACCGGGGCCACCCCGGTACCCAGCTGCATCCCGGTTGGCAGCGTGGTCTGTTCGGAAGCCTGAGCCCCCGGCTGACGCATGGTCTGGTACAGCAGGTCCTGGAACACCGCGCGCTGGCGTTTAAAGCCGTTGGTGCTGACGTTGGCGAGGTTATTGGAAATAACATCCATATTGGTCTGCTGCGCTTCCAGACCGGTTTTTGCAATCCATAAAGAGCGGATCATGTTATGACTCCTGCGTAAGCATCAGCTCACGCTTAAAAGCTGGTTAGCCTGTTTGGCATTTTCATCAGCGGTGCGGATGGTTTTCATATTCATGTCGAAGCTGCGGGCGGTGGCGATCATTTCGGTCATCGATTTGACCGGGCTGACGTTGCTGCCCTCCAGCGCTTCGGGGCTGAGGCGCATCGCTTCATCAGCCGCTAACGCCCCACCGCCTGCCGGGTGGAACAGCCCGTCGTCACCGTGCAGCAGGCTCTGCATCTCCGCCTGCGCCAGCTTGATGCGGCCAACCGGCGTCACCGCCGTCGGGTCATCCCCGGCGCCGAGCGCCGTCAGCGTGCCGTCCGGCGCAATGGTCACGGCGGACTGCGGCGGCACGGTCAGCGGTGCGCCGTCGCCCATCAGCGGAAAACCGTTAATGCTCAGCGCCCCTTCGCTATCCACCTGAATCGCCCCGTTGCGGGTGTAAGCTTCCTGCCCGTCGGCCATCGCCACGGCCAGCCAGCCGCCCTGCGGCAGAGCGACATCGAGGCTGCGCCCGGTGTGATTAATTGGCCCCATGCTGTTGTCGTGGTAGGGCGTGCTCTCGGCCACCAGCGCACGGGTGGCGTGCGTTTCACCCTCGATCGGCACCGAGCGGAAAGCCGCCAGCTGGGCACGAAAGCCGGTAGTGGAGCTGTTAGCCAGATTATTGGCGGTGACGGCCTGACGGTTCAGCGCCGCATTGGCGGCGCTCATGGCGGTATATATCGCGCGATCCATTAACTGCCGCCGTTATCGCAGGTTAACCAGGGTCTGCAACAGCTCAGACTGGGTTTTGATGGTCTGAGAGTTGGACTGGTAGTTGCGCTGATAGACGATCATGTTGACCATTTCAGCGCCGAGATCGACGTTGGAGCTTTCCAGCGCCCCTCCGGTCAGCTTACCGAAGCTGCCGGTACCGGCGATGCCGACCACGGAAGGGCCGGACTGCGGTGATTCGACCCAGGTGTTATTGCCGTTCTGCTGCAGCCCGCCCGGGTTGGTGAAGTTTGCCAGTACCACCTGGGCAATCAGCTGTTTTTCACCATTGTCATAGTTGGCAACGATTTCGCCGTTATCGCCGATCTGGAAGTTGACGTATTTGCCCGGCGCGTGGCCATCGATGGTGGCAGGATCCATCGCATTCTCACCCGAGTTCTGCGTCAGTCCTGAAAGGTCGAGGGTCATACTGAGCGGTGCTGCGCCGTTGAAAGCGGCACCTTTCACCGCCAGGCTGGCAGGATCGGTGACCATTTTTCCGTTGCTATCAAATTCGATATCCAGCTTTTCATAGGGAGTACCGCCACCAGCAGGGGCTGAAGAGTCGTTGCTGTATGCCGTCCACTTGTTATCCGCGGTTTTGACATAGTAGATATCGACCGTGTGGCGGTTACCCTGGCTGTCATAGGCTTCAACCTGGCTGGAATAGCTGTAGGTATCGCCATCTTTCGGATTGAACGGGGTTTTAGTGACAATCTCTTCACCTGATTTCAGGTTGCCGGTCAGTTTGCCGCTGGTGGATGCCACTGGCGGCATACCGGTCTTATTAATCTGAATCGGCCCCACGCCCGCGCCCGGTTGAATCGCCGGTGGCGTGCCGGTGGCCTGATAGCCGGTCAGGCGCAGGCCATTACTCATGTTAGTGATGTAGCCATTAACATCGGTATCGAACTGGCCGTTACGGCTGTAGTACGCCTGCCCTGCTTCATCCATCAGGCGGAAAAAACCGTTGCCGCTGATGCCGAGATCGAGATTACGCCCGGTGCCGGTTAAACCGCCATCGTTGAAGTTCTGGCTGGTACCGGCTACCTGCACGCCCATGCCCTGTGCACCGGCGAAGATATCGGCGAAGGAGACTGAACCCGCTTTAAACCCATAGGTTTGTGAGTTGGCAATGTTGTTACCCACCGAGTCCAGCGCGCGCGATGCCGCATTGAGGCCGCTCAGGCCTTGTGAAAAGCTCATAGTAAAATTCCAGAAAGTGAAGTGAGTAGTTAACGAATAACGAAGATCTCGCTTAACGTCGTGGTTTTGCCCTTAGCCAGATGCAACACCGCGCCCTGTGCTCCGAAGGAGACCGCTTCAATCTTCTCGGCAACCAAACCAACGATCTCAGGCGCCTGGCCCTCGGCCGCGCTGGCGCTATAGGTCACGGTGTATTCCATGTCTGCTTCTGGCTCAGACGGTTTGAAGTTCTCCAGGTCGTCGAGGCTGAACTCGTTAATACCCGCTTTCGTCTTCGACCCTTTCAGCTCGGCGGTATAGGCCTTACCTGCTGCATCGGTCAGCGTCACGGTGACCTTCTCTGCTTCCCCCCCGAGGGCAAAGCTCAGCGGTTTTTCGTCACTGGCGGTATCCACTCCCCCCCAGGTCACTTTCTGATCGCCCTCAACCATGACTTCGCGGCCAACCCAGGATGCCGAGCTCATTTGCTGCATATTGACCAGCAGCCCGCCCACGGTATTAAGCGATTTATTCAGGCTCTCAACCCCGGCAGCGGTGTTGAACTGTGCCAGCTGGGAAGTCAGCTGGTTATTGTCCATCGGGTTAGTCGGGTCCTGGTTCTGCATCTGTGCCACCAGCAGCGTCATAAAGCTGTTGGTGAGGTCGGCAGCGCTGCTGCCGGTGCCAACACCGTTATTGCTGTTATTGTTTACGGAAGAAACTGCCATAAATTATCCTTACTGGCCGAGTGATAATGTTTTCAACATCAACGACTTTGCTGAGTTCATCACTTCGACATTGGCCTGATAGCTGCGGGAGGCGGAGAGCGTGTTGACCATTTCATTCACCACATTGACGTTCGGCATGCGCACGTAGCCCTGCGGGTCCGCCAGCGGATTGCCCGGCTCATACACCAGCCGATCCGGCGCGGTGCTCTCCACCACTTCACCGATTTTTACCCCACCGATATCGCCTCCGGCATGGGTATCCACCTCAAAAGTGACCTGACGGGCACGATACGGCTGCCCGTCCGGCCCGGCCACGCTGTCGGCGTTGGCCATATTGCTGGCGCTGACGTTCAGTCGTTTTGACTGGGCAGTCATTGCCGAGCCTGAAATATCAAAAACGCTAAATAACGACATTTTTATGATTCTCCCTAAGCGAGGACGCTCATCATTTTTTTAATATCCGCACCGAGGAAGGTCAGGCTCGACTGATATTTCACGCTGTTATCGGCAAAGCTGATACGCTCGCGGTCCATATCGACGGTATTACCGTCAGCACTGGGTTGATCCGGAATGCGGTACAGCAAACTGGCATCGTCAAAAACCTTGTCCTGCGCCTCAATATGGCGATGAGAGGTTAATGACAGTGACACCGGTGATTTCGCCAGTGACTGATTCGCCAGCGTGTTTTTTAACTGTTGTGAAAAATCGATATCGCGCGCCATATAGCCGGGCGTATCGGCATTAGCAATATTTGATGCCAGCACTTCCTGCCGACGCGAGAGTAAACTCAACGCCTCCTGCTGAAAGCGAAACGCATCATCAAGTTTATTGATCATCGAAGTTAGGCCTCGCGCCTGAAAATTTAACCGTCATATTTTAGCCAGCGTAGTTCAAATATTACACTGCAAAGAACTGACAGAAATAACCGCTTTTAGCGGGTTAAATTCCCCTGCGAGACATATTAAATAATAACTCATTCAATTGGCGGCAAAACTGTCGGTATTTAGCGCAATAACATCCGCAGCAGCTGGTTTATAATTTAATCATCAACCATTGAGTTGGCCTTATTTATACCCGGCAACCAGGGCACTTTATTATTATGCTTTTCCGTTCATCTTTTCTGCTGCTGACGCTGTGCCTCAGCACCTCGCTGGATGCCAGCACCCAGGCGCTGCCTGCCAGCGAGCAGCGCCTGCTGACCAGGATCAACGGCCTGCTCAACCAGGGTCGGCCAGTGGGTGAGAACAGCAATCTGGTGCAGGTCGCGACGCTGTTAAGCCCGGCGAGGCAGCTGTCTGCACTCTGTGCCGAACCGGTGATGACCCTGGCGGGGAATGAGCGCCGCCTGGTCGGGCGGCGCAGCGTGGTGGCAAAGTGTGGCGCGCGGCGCCACTACCTGACGATTCAGGTGAAGGCGCAGGGAACCTGGTGGCTGGCAAAAAACCGCCTGGCAGCGGGCAGCCGGGTTTCAGCGGGTGATATTGAGCCGTTCACCGGCAGCCTTGAGCACCAGCCCGACGGGATCATTTTTGATGCCGCAGAGATCATCGGTCAGACAACCACGCGCGCCATTGCGGCGGGCAGCCCGCTGCGTCAGAATCAGCTGCGCCAGCACTGGCGGCTGCGCAATGGGCAGACGGTGGATATTGTGGCGCAGGGAAAAGGCTTTCGTATTCGCAGCGCGGGCAAGGCGCTGGCTAACGCCGCGGTAGACGATATGCTGAAAGTGCAGACCCGTTCCGGGCAGACCGTCAGCGGTAAAGTGACCGCTGACGGCCAGGTGGTGATTTTTCTGCAAGAATAATTTTAGTTTCTCGCGCAATCACCGATGAGAAGGTTATAAGCAGTCACTTTTTCCCTTTACCAGGCGAGATTCACCATGAGCATTGACCGTACCCCCCCCGCTGCCGCCGTTAACGCCATTGCTGCCACTCAGGATATGCGCATTCGTCATCCTCAGCAGGAAGCAGAAAGCGCGCGCGTGCAGGCGAGCGGCGATGACAAAACCGACGTGAAGCTGAGCGCGCTGACCCAGCAGATGAAAGCGGACACCCACGGTGACATCGACTATGCGCGTGTTGCTGCGGTACGTGCCGCCCTGGACGCCGGCGAGCTGCCCATTGAACCGGAAACGATTGCCCGTTCGCTGGTCATGGATATCTTTCAATTTAATTAAACACTGAGCCCGTTAAGACATGGACAAGCTGTATCCGATATTGTCACAAATGAAAACGTCGTTGAGCGAGCTGGAGGCGATCATGATTGAGGAAGTCAATCAGCTGAATCGCCCCCAAATTAATCCTGTTTCACTCCAGGTATTAACGGACAATAAAAGCCAGCTGCTGTCGACCATTCAGTATTACGACGAGCTGCGTCGTCGGGAAGAAGCCGAGCGTAACATTGCCGCCCCCTATCGTCAGCAGGGTAAATTATTTAGCTGCTGGCAGCAGGTTACCGAACAGATCCAGGCAACCAAAGATCTGAACGGCAAAGTTGAAGAGCTGCTGAATATCCATATGAAAAAAAATCAGCAGCTGAAGAAAGTGGTGGATAGCGTCAACGGTAATAATATTTACGGCGCTGCGGGTGAATCCCACAGTGCGCCAACCGCGCGCGCCTATAACATCAGCGTCTGAACATCCCTTTAGCATTTACCTTGTGACTATTCGCCAGCGCGCCGCTGGCTTTTTTTTGTCTGAAATGGATCAAATACGCACTGCCA
This window harbors:
- a CDS encoding flagellar basal body rod protein FlgF, yielding MDRAIYTAMSAANAALNRQAVTANNLANSSTTGFRAQLAAFRSVPIEGETHATRALVAESTPYHDNSMGPINHTGRSLDVALPQGGWLAVAMADGQEAYTRNGAIQVDSEGALSINGFPLMGDGAPLTVPPQSAVTIAPDGTLTALGAGDDPTAVTPVGRIKLAQAEMQSLLHGDDGLFHPAGGGALAADEAMRLSPEALEGSNVSPVKSMTEMIATARSFDMNMKTIRTADENAKQANQLLSVS
- a CDS encoding flagellar basal body P-ring protein FlgI; this encodes MTMKKQTFLLCTLLFSALVILAPTFVYAERIRDLVTVQGVRSNSLMGYGLVVGLDGTGDQTMQAPFTGQSVNNMLSQLGITVPAGTNMQLKNIAAVMVTAEMPAFSRPGDRIDIVVSSLGNAKSLRGGTLLMTPLKGADNQIYALAQGNVLISGSGAQAGGSRVQVNQLNGGRINGGASVEREVPNDFANQSALRLQLNDTDFSLAQLISDEINRRFSGAAMPEDARTVRLFAPADGPSRVRFLANIQDIPLRVGIQDAKVIVNSRTGSVVMNRHVTLDSCAVAHGGLTVEVSQNNQVSQPNTPFGGGETVVVPQTDISVRDSGGALQHVSSSADLNNVIRALNGLGATPNELMSILEAMKSAGCLRAKLETN
- a CDS encoding flagellar basal body L-ring protein FlgH, yielding MNLFSAFYRHGRAASAALSAALFLSGCAHILQQPLVQGPTTAAPLAMAATSANGSLFQSGQGMNYGYQPMFEDRRPRNVGDTLTILLQENVSASKSSSASANRNGSAGAGLTAVPDSVGGFLGNGKLDFEASGKSDFAGKGGAAARNTFTGTITVTVMNLLPNGNLQVVGEKQIAINQGTEFIRFSGVVNPRTISGNNTVPSIQVADARIEYVGNGYINEAQNMGWLQRVLLNLSPF
- the flgG gene encoding flagellar basal-body rod protein FlgG; the encoded protein is MIRSLWIAKTGLEAQQTNMDVISNNLANVSTNGFKRQRAVFQDLLYQTMRQPGAQASEQTTLPTGMQLGTGVAPVATERLHTQGGLTQTSSDYDIAIQGKGFFQVQMPDGTTAYTRDGSFKRNENGQMVTADGNPVQPDITVPLDGKELTVGEDGIVTVTVPGQAAPQQVGQLTLATFINDAGLESIGGNLYVETQASGAPNEVTPGMDGAGRLKHKYVETSNVNVAEELVTMIQVQRAYEINSKAVSASDQMLQRLAQL
- the flgK gene encoding flagellar hook-associated protein FlgK gives rise to the protein MNLFNLAKSGLSTAHSALYVIGNNINNAPTAGYSRRDLIIGEAGGLSTGNGFYGYGAQANGVYRNNDSFLNGQVRGANTNAGALIGRYEQLAEIDNMMGNSEANPSVSLNNFFAALKTLDNDPSDPAARQAGFNTLGSVSYQFNTTAKRLSGLEKSTNSQIEQSVKEINDATTQLAKLNEEIEKITSQHGTPPGDLLDARDNLLTQLSGQMGIQVTENKETGRTDVAMADGRPLVSGNRSYPLQAAVSDANPNKTVVSYVDSSGNAKELNEERFTAGKLGGLFKFRNEDLSKARNELNQMALQMAGRFNEVNGGGFDANGAAGDDLFKVPDPTAFANRNNSGGATLNVTLTKPYSAVQAEDYTITMGAAGNWEVKGADGRVVPSAIDPASGELTFDGLSVGVSGTADPGDSFMLNPASGVAENLDIAITSGDEIAAAGSPTGGESDNKNLALLLGIQGKQLIGKATLTEAYSSLVSAIGSSTSSLKADLKTADSVLKELGEKWQSVVGVNIEEEGMKLQMFTQYYNANAQILKTATTLFDALLAIR
- the flgJ gene encoding flagellar assembly peptidoglycan hydrolase FlgJ translates to MSEIDQFNTASWDVRSLDTLKLKAGGSESPQALRAAAKQMEGIFVQVMLKSMRDAGFKDGLMHSQASEMYTSMHDQQLAQDLAQKSQLGFADMIVRQMGGEGEDPPGQAQRIAAPAPGPYSLTHAPVSAPSATTGAQATPLSAIAARSSSSQPFISRLLRPALQAAQSSGIHPHLILAQAALESGWGKREILTGDGKPSHNLFGIKASGDWQGKTTEITTTEYINGAPQKIKAAFRVYDSYGEALSDYARLLKNNPRYQKVAQSSSAEQGAHALQAGGYATDPAYASKLINIIQQVKGNITQGVQAYKNDLSQLF
- the flgC gene encoding flagellar basal body rod protein FlgC; this encodes MSLFSVFDISGSAMTAQSKRLNVSASNMANADSVAGPDGQPYRARQVTFEVDTHAGGDIGGVKIGEVVESTAPDRLVYEPGNPLADPQGYVRMPNVNVVNEMVNTLSASRSYQANVEVMNSAKSLMLKTLSLGQ
- the flgB gene encoding flagellar basal body rod protein FlgB translates to MINKLDDAFRFQQEALSLLSRRQEVLASNIANADTPGYMARDIDFSQQLKNTLANQSLAKSPVSLSLTSHRHIEAQDKVFDDASLLYRIPDQPSADGNTVDMDRERISFADNSVKYQSSLTFLGADIKKMMSVLA
- the flgA gene encoding flagellar basal body P-ring formation chaperone FlgA; amino-acid sequence: MLFRSSFLLLTLCLSTSLDASTQALPASEQRLLTRINGLLNQGRPVGENSNLVQVATLLSPARQLSALCAEPVMTLAGNERRLVGRRSVVAKCGARRHYLTIQVKAQGTWWLAKNRLAAGSRVSAGDIEPFTGSLEHQPDGIIFDAAEIIGQTTTRAIAAGSPLRQNQLRQHWRLRNGQTVDIVAQGKGFRIRSAGKALANAAVDDMLKVQTRSGQTVSGKVTADGQVVIFLQE
- the flgE gene encoding flagellar hook protein FlgE; the protein is MSFSQGLSGLNAASRALDSVGNNIANSQTYGFKAGSVSFADIFAGAQGMGVQVAGTSQNFNDGGLTGTGRNLDLGISGNGFFRLMDEAGQAYYSRNGQFDTDVNGYITNMSNGLRLTGYQATGTPPAIQPGAGVGPIQINKTGMPPVASTSGKLTGNLKSGEEIVTKTPFNPKDGDTYSYSSQVEAYDSQGNRHTVDIYYVKTADNKWTAYSNDSSAPAGGGTPYEKLDIEFDSNGKMVTDPASLAVKGAAFNGAAPLSMTLDLSGLTQNSGENAMDPATIDGHAPGKYVNFQIGDNGEIVANYDNGEKQLIAQVVLANFTNPGGLQQNGNNTWVESPQSGPSVVGIAGTGSFGKLTGGALESSNVDLGAEMVNMIVYQRNYQSNSQTIKTQSELLQTLVNLR
- the flgM gene encoding flagellar biosynthesis anti-sigma factor FlgM, whose amino-acid sequence is MSIDRTPPAAAVNAIAATQDMRIRHPQQEAESARVQASGDDKTDVKLSALTQQMKADTHGDIDYARVAAVRAALDAGELPIEPETIARSLVMDIFQFN
- a CDS encoding flagellar hook assembly protein FlgD, which codes for MAVSSVNNNSNNGVGTGSSAADLTNSFMTLLVAQMQNQDPTNPMDNNQLTSQLAQFNTAAGVESLNKSLNTVGGLLVNMQQMSSASWVGREVMVEGDQKVTWGGVDTASDEKPLSFALGGEAEKVTVTLTDAAGKAYTAELKGSKTKAGINEFSLDDLENFKPSEPEADMEYTVTYSASAAEGQAPEIVGLVAEKIEAVSFGAQGAVLHLAKGKTTTLSEIFVIR
- a CDS encoding flagella synthesis protein FlgN — translated: MDKLYPILSQMKTSLSELEAIMIEEVNQLNRPQINPVSLQVLTDNKSQLLSTIQYYDELRRREEAERNIAAPYRQQGKLFSCWQQVTEQIQATKDLNGKVEELLNIHMKKNQQLKKVVDSVNGNNIYGAAGESHSAPTARAYNISV